The Pan paniscus chromosome 3, NHGRI_mPanPan1-v2.0_pri, whole genome shotgun sequence genome includes a window with the following:
- the TIFA gene encoding TRAF-interacting protein with FHA domain-containing protein A — MTSFEDADTEETVTCLQMTVYHPGHLQCGIFQSISFNREKLPSSEVVKFGRNSNICHYTFQDKQVSRVQFSLQLFKKFNSSVLSFEIKNMSKKTNLIVDSRELGYLNKMDLPYRCMVRFGEYQFLMEKEDGESLEFFETQFILSPRSLLQENNWPPHRPIPEYGTYSLCSSQNSSPTEMDENES, encoded by the coding sequence ATGACCAGTTTTGAAGATGCTGACACAGAAGAGACAGTAACTTGTCTCCAGATGACGGTTTACCATCCTGGCCACTTGCAGTGTGGAATATTTCAGTCAATAAGTTTTAACAGAGAGAAACTCCCTTCCAGCGAAGTGGTGAAATTTGGCCGAAATTCCAACATCTGTCATTATACTTTTCAGGACAAACAGGTTTCCCGAGTTCAGTTTTCTCTGCAGctgtttaaaaaattcaacagctcAGTTCTctcctttgaaataaaaaatatgagtaAAAAGACCAATCTGATCGTGGACAGCAGAGAGCTGGGCTACCTAAATAAAATGGACCTGCCATACAGGTGCATGGTCAGATTCGGAGAGTATCAGTTTCTGATGGAGAAGGAAGATGGCGAGTCATTGGAATTTTTTGAGACTCAATTTATTTTATCTCCAAGATCACTCTTGCAAGAAAACAACTGGCCACCACACAGGCCCATACCCGAGTATGGCACTTATTCGCTCTGCTCCTCCCAAAACAGTTCTCCGACAGAAATGGATGAAAATGAGTCATGA